Proteins co-encoded in one Nyctibius grandis isolate bNycGra1 chromosome 14, bNycGra1.pri, whole genome shotgun sequence genomic window:
- the PUS1 gene encoding pseudouridylate synthase 1 homolog isoform X2, whose product MLRLRWGLRALSCGLSAPGSAACGGPWRRLPSVLTMAEDLRATVASQTKRLNSSSEVVERLEENGHQIKRLKRDADEEDAEDQNKKSPKRKIVLLMAYSGKGYHGMQSGCIPENHGEDMKKMSFQRCARTDKGVSAAGQIVSLKVRLIDDILEKINNHLPSHIRILGLKRVTGGFNSKNKCDARTYSYMLPTFAFAHKDHDVQEEVYRLDKETLEKVNKLLACYKGTHNFHNFTSQKGPRDPSAKRYIMEMYCGEPFVRGNIEFAVIKVKGQSFMMHQIRKMIGLVIAIVKGYTTESIIERSWGEEKVDVPKAPGLGLVLERVHFEKYNRRFGNDGLHEPLEWTEEEEKIAVFKEQYIYPTIVNTEREEKSMVNWLNTLSIHDFNSSAVGIQANNKNSKNSSDLEGSDGCDDDSD is encoded by the exons ATGCTGCGGCTGCGGTGGGGGCTGAGGGCTTTGAGCTGCGGCCTCTCCGCCCCCGGGAGCGCGGCGTGCGGCGGGCCCTGGCGCCGGCTGCCCAGC GTTCTCACAATGGCTGAGGATTTGAGAGCAACGGTTGCCAGCCAGACAAAGAGActcaacagcagcagtgaggtGGTTGAAAGGCTAGAAGAAAATGGACACCAAATTAAAAGGTTGAAGAGAGATGCAGATGAGGAAGATGCGGAGGATCAGAATAAAAAGTCACCCAAAAGGAAGATTGTGTTATTGATGGCATATTCAGGGAAAGGCTACCATGGGATGCAA TCAGGCTGCATCCCAGAAAACCATGGGGAAGAtatgaagaaaatgtcttttcagcGGTGTGCTCGAACAGATAAG GGGGTGTCTGCAGCTGGACAGATTGTGTCGCTAAAGGTCAGGCTAATAGATGACATCTTAGAAAAGATCAATAACCATCTTCCTTCTCACATCAGAATTCTGG GTCTGAAGAGAGTCACTGGGGGATTCAACTCCAAGAACAAATGTGATGCCAGAACCTACTCTTACATGCTGCCAACATTTGCCTTTGCCCATAAAGACCATGATGTGCAAGAGGAGGTTTATCGACTGGACAAAGAGACCCTGGAAAAAGTCAATAAACTGCTGGCATGCTATAAAGGAACACACAACTTCCACAACTTCACATCTCAGAAGGGACCCAGGGACCCCAGTGCCAAGCGGTACATCATGGAGATGTACTGTGGAGAGCCATTTGTGAGGGGAAACATAGAATTTGCAGTGATCAAAGTGAAAGGTCAGAGTTTCATGATGCACCAAATAAGGAAGATGATTGGGCTGGTGATAGCTATTGTGAAAGGTTACACTACTGAGTCTATCATAGAGcgcagctggggagaggagaaagtagATGTCCCCAAAGCTCCAGGACTCGGGCTGGTTTTGGAAAGAGTacactttgaaaaatacaaCAGACGTTTTGGAAATGATGGGCTGCATGAGCCACTGGAGtggacagaggaggaggagaagattGCTGTTTTCAAAGAGCAGTACATCTATCCTACCATTGTCAACacagaaagggaggagaaatcCATGGTGAACTGGCTCAACACCCTCTCCATTCACGACTTCAACTCTTCTGCTGTTGGGATTCAAGCTAACAACAAAAATTCAAAG AACAGCAGTGATCTTGAAGGCAGTGATGGTTGTGATGATGATTCTGACTGA
- the PUS1 gene encoding pseudouridylate synthase 1 homolog isoform X3 translates to MAEDLRATVASQTKRLNSSSEVVERLEENGHQIKRLKRDADEEDAEDQNKKSPKRKIVLLMAYSGKGYHGMQRNVGSSQFKTIEDDLVSALVQSGCIPENHGEDMKKMSFQRCARTDKGVSAAGQIVSLKVRLIDDILEKINNHLPSHIRILGLKRVTGGFNSKNKCDARTYSYMLPTFAFAHKDHDVQEEVYRLDKETLEKVNKLLACYKGTHNFHNFTSQKGPRDPSAKRYIMEMYCGEPFVRGNIEFAVIKVKGQSFMMHQIRKMIGLVIAIVKGYTTESIIERSWGEEKVDVPKAPGLGLVLERVHFEKYNRRFGNDGLHEPLEWTEEEEKIAVFKEQYIYPTIVNTEREEKSMVNWLNTLSIHDFNSSAVGIQANNKNSKNSSDLEGSDGCDDDSD, encoded by the exons ATGGCTGAGGATTTGAGAGCAACGGTTGCCAGCCAGACAAAGAGActcaacagcagcagtgaggtGGTTGAAAGGCTAGAAGAAAATGGACACCAAATTAAAAGGTTGAAGAGAGATGCAGATGAGGAAGATGCGGAGGATCAGAATAAAAAGTCACCCAAAAGGAAGATTGTGTTATTGATGGCATATTCAGGGAAAGGCTACCATGGGATGCAA AGAAATGTGGGATCTTCACAGTTCAAGACAATTGAAGATGACTTAGTATCTGCTCTTGTTCAGTCAGGCTGCATCCCAGAAAACCATGGGGAAGAtatgaagaaaatgtcttttcagcGGTGTGCTCGAACAGATAAG GGGGTGTCTGCAGCTGGACAGATTGTGTCGCTAAAGGTCAGGCTAATAGATGACATCTTAGAAAAGATCAATAACCATCTTCCTTCTCACATCAGAATTCTGG GTCTGAAGAGAGTCACTGGGGGATTCAACTCCAAGAACAAATGTGATGCCAGAACCTACTCTTACATGCTGCCAACATTTGCCTTTGCCCATAAAGACCATGATGTGCAAGAGGAGGTTTATCGACTGGACAAAGAGACCCTGGAAAAAGTCAATAAACTGCTGGCATGCTATAAAGGAACACACAACTTCCACAACTTCACATCTCAGAAGGGACCCAGGGACCCCAGTGCCAAGCGGTACATCATGGAGATGTACTGTGGAGAGCCATTTGTGAGGGGAAACATAGAATTTGCAGTGATCAAAGTGAAAGGTCAGAGTTTCATGATGCACCAAATAAGGAAGATGATTGGGCTGGTGATAGCTATTGTGAAAGGTTACACTACTGAGTCTATCATAGAGcgcagctggggagaggagaaagtagATGTCCCCAAAGCTCCAGGACTCGGGCTGGTTTTGGAAAGAGTacactttgaaaaatacaaCAGACGTTTTGGAAATGATGGGCTGCATGAGCCACTGGAGtggacagaggaggaggagaagattGCTGTTTTCAAAGAGCAGTACATCTATCCTACCATTGTCAACacagaaagggaggagaaatcCATGGTGAACTGGCTCAACACCCTCTCCATTCACGACTTCAACTCTTCTGCTGTTGGGATTCAAGCTAACAACAAAAATTCAAAG AACAGCAGTGATCTTGAAGGCAGTGATGGTTGTGATGATGATTCTGACTGA
- the PUS1 gene encoding pseudouridylate synthase 1 homolog isoform X1, whose product MLRLRWGLRALSCGLSAPGSAACGGPWRRLPSVLTMAEDLRATVASQTKRLNSSSEVVERLEENGHQIKRLKRDADEEDAEDQNKKSPKRKIVLLMAYSGKGYHGMQRNVGSSQFKTIEDDLVSALVQSGCIPENHGEDMKKMSFQRCARTDKGVSAAGQIVSLKVRLIDDILEKINNHLPSHIRILGLKRVTGGFNSKNKCDARTYSYMLPTFAFAHKDHDVQEEVYRLDKETLEKVNKLLACYKGTHNFHNFTSQKGPRDPSAKRYIMEMYCGEPFVRGNIEFAVIKVKGQSFMMHQIRKMIGLVIAIVKGYTTESIIERSWGEEKVDVPKAPGLGLVLERVHFEKYNRRFGNDGLHEPLEWTEEEEKIAVFKEQYIYPTIVNTEREEKSMVNWLNTLSIHDFNSSAVGIQANNKNSKNSSDLEGSDGCDDDSD is encoded by the exons ATGCTGCGGCTGCGGTGGGGGCTGAGGGCTTTGAGCTGCGGCCTCTCCGCCCCCGGGAGCGCGGCGTGCGGCGGGCCCTGGCGCCGGCTGCCCAGC GTTCTCACAATGGCTGAGGATTTGAGAGCAACGGTTGCCAGCCAGACAAAGAGActcaacagcagcagtgaggtGGTTGAAAGGCTAGAAGAAAATGGACACCAAATTAAAAGGTTGAAGAGAGATGCAGATGAGGAAGATGCGGAGGATCAGAATAAAAAGTCACCCAAAAGGAAGATTGTGTTATTGATGGCATATTCAGGGAAAGGCTACCATGGGATGCAA AGAAATGTGGGATCTTCACAGTTCAAGACAATTGAAGATGACTTAGTATCTGCTCTTGTTCAGTCAGGCTGCATCCCAGAAAACCATGGGGAAGAtatgaagaaaatgtcttttcagcGGTGTGCTCGAACAGATAAG GGGGTGTCTGCAGCTGGACAGATTGTGTCGCTAAAGGTCAGGCTAATAGATGACATCTTAGAAAAGATCAATAACCATCTTCCTTCTCACATCAGAATTCTGG GTCTGAAGAGAGTCACTGGGGGATTCAACTCCAAGAACAAATGTGATGCCAGAACCTACTCTTACATGCTGCCAACATTTGCCTTTGCCCATAAAGACCATGATGTGCAAGAGGAGGTTTATCGACTGGACAAAGAGACCCTGGAAAAAGTCAATAAACTGCTGGCATGCTATAAAGGAACACACAACTTCCACAACTTCACATCTCAGAAGGGACCCAGGGACCCCAGTGCCAAGCGGTACATCATGGAGATGTACTGTGGAGAGCCATTTGTGAGGGGAAACATAGAATTTGCAGTGATCAAAGTGAAAGGTCAGAGTTTCATGATGCACCAAATAAGGAAGATGATTGGGCTGGTGATAGCTATTGTGAAAGGTTACACTACTGAGTCTATCATAGAGcgcagctggggagaggagaaagtagATGTCCCCAAAGCTCCAGGACTCGGGCTGGTTTTGGAAAGAGTacactttgaaaaatacaaCAGACGTTTTGGAAATGATGGGCTGCATGAGCCACTGGAGtggacagaggaggaggagaagattGCTGTTTTCAAAGAGCAGTACATCTATCCTACCATTGTCAACacagaaagggaggagaaatcCATGGTGAACTGGCTCAACACCCTCTCCATTCACGACTTCAACTCTTCTGCTGTTGGGATTCAAGCTAACAACAAAAATTCAAAG AACAGCAGTGATCTTGAAGGCAGTGATGGTTGTGATGATGATTCTGACTGA